In Xiphophorus maculatus strain JP 163 A chromosome 2, X_maculatus-5.0-male, whole genome shotgun sequence, one genomic interval encodes:
- the cotl1 gene encoding coactosin-like protein, with translation MTTQIDKEACREAYNQVRDDNTETSWAAFKYEGSTIVPAGVGSNYQDFKELCTDDIPLFGFVRFTTGDALSKRAKFTLITWIGERVGGLQRAKISTDKTLVKDVVQNFAKEFMISEPRELEEEYLRSELKKAGGANYDAQAE, from the exons ATGACGACCCAGATCGATAAAGAGGCCTGCAGAGAAGCTTACAACCAAGTTCGGGACGACAACACGGAGACCAGCTG GGCTGCGTTCAAGTACGAAGGTTCCACCATCGTCCCGGCGGGCGTGGGGTCCAACTACCAGGACTTCAAGGAGCTGTGCACAG ATGACATCCCTCTGTTCGGCTTCGTCCGCTTCACGACGGGCGACGCCTTGAGCAAGCGGGCCAAGTTCACGCTCATCACCTGGATCGGCGAGCGCGTCGGCGGCCTGCAGCGCGCCAAGATCAGCACCGACAAGACGCTCGTCAAGGACGTGGTGCAG AACTTTGCCAAGGAGTTCATGATCAGCGAGCCGCGGGAACTGGAGGAGGAATACTTGCGCTCCGAGCTGAAGAAGGCCGGCGGCGCCAACTACGACGCTCAGGCCGAGTAG